The DNA segment aaacaaaacaaCCAGTTTTTGcaacaatgaaaaattatttaatctcTTTTCACCAGGATGTTTTTCACCCGTTTTTATCTTATTGCTCATGCTTCACCTATAGCTGCACACCACCTGATGTCTAAAgatggttttaaaatgctttatggCATTTGACATGACCATCAGCTGGTACAAAACCATGGACATGTCCAAAACTACCTAAGTATACACCCCAGCTGGATACCAGAACACCCAGGGCTCCTCAGGCCCTGTGAGCTTGCTTCTTCTCTGAACCATCATCAGTGGATGGGAGGCAACAGGTGGGCTCTGCACCAATTTTTTAAGAGCATGCCAGTAATGGAGCACAATCGTGACATTGCAACCATGCTGTTCCATTTACAGACTTGGGCAGAGACCATTCATCATCCCTAACTTTGTGGTGACTTCTTAATTGAGTATCAATGATGAGATCATTCCACTATTTTCCACGCCAGCTTTCAGATATGAATAGTAGGTAGGGCTCCACACAAGTGGGAAGCGAGCGTGTGATTCCATTGCATCACCTTGCTCAGACATCTATGTATGGCCACCAGTttattcctcctcccctctaGAATCCAAGTGTAAAGAGAAATTTACGTGACTCAGGAACACGGAGTCTCCCTGGGCTAACACGTAGGGAACATGCAGGGGGAAAGTGTTGGTGGCaacagctgcagcttttctggTGTCATTTCTTCCCGTCAAAACTTTATTGGGGCATACCAAGATTTCACTCATTGCTGCTGTCATCCAAGAGGGGCTGAGCTTAGCTTTgatttcagcagctgctctttgggctaaaatctctgcagctgcactgaGCTGTCACTTGCCCCAAGAACAATTACCTTTGGCTGCATCAGCCCAGCACAACAGAGGGCTGGGCATCCCTAACAGCAGGGCTTTGATTTGAGACTCCTATTATCCAAATTGTGCCAAATTCTGAAGCCTCTTACCCACATCATCCTCTCTCTTTAAACACCAGCCCCAGCCAAACACACACAATAACCTTCTCACCTTAACCAACCAAAACCAGGTAGTGACCAACAgtgaagaacaaaaataaaagagcttCTTGGAGAATTAGAAggtaaaaggaggaaaaaaaggttggaAGGCACTAAGTAGGAAGCCTTGATATTTTAAACTATGCAAATACATTCCTGTATTGCTACACATGCCATCTACATCCTCCAGCTCCTGTAAGCAGGCAAGTAGTTGCCACGACCTCAAGGGGGGATACAGGCATGTGAGGGTTCTCTGTTTGCTCAAGAAATACCAACccaaatatattaattttaaaattataggaTATTGACATTTTGCATATACTAACCTCATGTTGCAAGGGTAATCTGGGTATTTTACAGTTCATGAAATCATCACAGTTGACATTCTCCTGCATCATTGTGTAATCAGTGGTCTGTGAATGGAAGTAAATCACAGGATAAATGatctcagtttcttttccattgCAACAGtaatatttatgcatttatttgtATCTTCAAGACCAACCTAGATTTCATAGCCTATACAAAGTGAGCTACACCTTTATTCTACctcattaagattttttttggtcCTAATTTAGCAACAACTAGATAAACATGAAAGTAAACATGAAAGTACTCCCCATGCCTTGGAAACTGTGAGAGCCTAGGCAAGCAAATTTGGATATCAGCATATTGTGTGGTGTGGTACAATAATGTCACACTCTGGAAGAGTCCCATCACACACTTCAAACTCACTTGGGCTCAAATTTGAACCACAGTATATTAAAAAAGGCTTTGCCAAGGCTGAAAGAAGCCTTTCACTCTTCTActtaatgttttaattaaaaaattgaaataaaaattgtggTAGACTTATTTTACAAGGCACTACAGAAAAACTTGTCACTTCTCCTGAGAAGCAGTCTGCACATTGCATGGTATTTAAACACCTAATTTTGCATTACAAAACACAACCCAGTTAATAGATTTCATAATCTTTAATTTCATCTGTAATAATGTAGCGTGTAGGGTGTTTTTTAATAGCTTGAAATGCTGCTGGGATACCTGGTTCACAGTCACAGAGTGGAAGAAGAAACTTGTGCCCAGGGAGTTCACAGCTTCACAAGCTGTATGGCTGAGGCCACCCAGTAAAGCCCAGTCAGTCATTTTGACTGGAAATGTACCTGATGCAGCTGTATGGTTGCTGGacaagagaggcagcagcatgaAACCTGTCTTTTGTAAtaggattaattttatttcattaggaCTCAGGCTGTGAGCCTTCTCCTCAGGCAGctcaagtgtgtgtgtgggttcgttctgttttgtttggtttggttttggggttttttttttggctcaggTGCTCTGCTTTACTGTCTGTCTGAGATGAAAAAGTTCAGAAATCTCCCTGGTGCTGCCACCTGAGAGAAACAATCTCCATTCTCCAGCAGAAAATTCGTGCAAAATTATCTTAAGAGCAGTGCACTGTTCATGCTGGTTTAACAGATGGTCCTAGGTCTGTTTCCACATCAAAGACCCCAATCTTGCCCAAAATACTCAATATAAGTTACAGTCTCACTGAAACACAGCCCAATGGCaccctgaaaagcagcagcctgtgggcTACAGCACACAGATACTTGAGCCCCATCCTTGCTTAGACCTCAGCCACTTGGCTCAAGAGGAGAGCCAGGAGGTTGCCAATCAGCCTGTCATGGTGATTTACACCTTCATGAAAGGTTACTGACTGCAGCCAGTCCCCTGCAGGGATGTTTTGGTAGGTTTCTTATGCTCAAACAGAGCGTAAGAGCAGCCAGATCCCTTGGAGggtcagccccagccccagctgccatCCTTCCTCTGGAACCACCTTGCCAGGATCCCTGTGGGCAAACCCATCTGCTTGTGACTTGAAGAGGTAGTCAAGGTCATGCCAAGAGGGGCCATGAGGAATCCCAAGGGATACTTTTATTTCTAACTCCCTCAACCCCCAGCCCTACTGAGATTTGGGGTACTCTGCTTACAAAGCATCCCACCTCACTCCAGGTGCAGGAGGCTCCCACTCCTCATGGGTAAAATCCAGGGAAAAcaatcaaaatatttcctgttcgataggaaatatatttcttttaaaataataggaCAGCTTTTGGATAGGTTAGAAAACTTGGATGAGTAATTGtttccctgtgttcctgccccCTCACATAGGGGATTAtagggagctgctggggacacgGGCAGTGCCCAGCAATGGCTCTTTTTAATTCACATTACAGACTTAAATGGAACATCCAGGGTCCCAGTAAGCATCTGAGCCACACAGATATGTTGGCCTAGGCCCTTTTTCTGATCAGAAATCATCATGCATCAACTCCCAGAAAGGCTTTGCAGAAGTGACATTACATGACCCAAAAAACCTAGCTACCTTGCTCTCTCTTTTCCATTctgattttgaattttatttatagAGCCACTTCTTTTGAGAATCAGGGAAACATGATACTTGCTTTCCTtcacaaaaacaagaaaaatcttaCAGCTTCTCCAGTGGAAATTGATGAAACACAAGTGCCTTTGGTCCTGCCAGCAAGAGACTGATGGCTGGAGAGTGAGGTCCTGAATGATGATTCATTTATGGAGCTTCTCAGGACATCATTCTTTGATATTCGGATCAGGAACCTCAAGCAGGGAACAGAATTGTGGATGGTTTTTCtgaagggaaatgggaaaagaaaaaacaaacaaatggtGCATTGatgctgctttgaaaatcaTATAATGAAAGTAGCATCTCTTTCCTAACGTCAGCATGGATTCTGTTGTGGTTGAGGAGGTTGTAAAGACTACATGAAAACATCATGGAAACTACTCAGGaggctaaaagaaaaaaaacaggtggCAAAACACATACGGAAGAGCTGCTAAGTACTAAGAATTGAAAAGCATGATTGCTTTtgatttaattaaaagattaaCTGAGAAAATTTTCAAGTTAGCTGGTATGAAGGTCTTCACTGTGCAAAGGCACAGGATgagtggaaaaaaggaagaggaaaaggccATAAGAATCAGATATTGGTATCTATTTGTAGGATGGCAGCTCCTGTAAACTCCTGCTGGGAATTACCACTTCATACAAGCACAGAGGAGAACATCTAGGCTGTAAAGGACTTAGAACTTGCCTTATTCATTAAATAACCTCAGTCCTGGTTCTATGAGTCTATTCTTCCTTGTCCTGGCCCTGCACGGAGCAGAAGAGCCCAGGAGCCTCCCTGGCACAATCACAGCTGCCCCTGAGGACTGGTGGGGCAATGCCAGAGCAATGGGTTTGGTGTAACACCTCACCAGTACctcccagttcattatttcAGCCCCACAGACAAAGCTAATCCTGGCAATGGTGAATAAGCCTTGAATAAGCCAAGAAGCAAGGCAGCAACAAGGCAAATGCAAATCAAAATCATTCATCCTTATGCAGTTATTTAGGATGTAGCACTTTTGAACAATTTGTTTTTCCATGATTGTGCTTCCCTTGGGAGCAGGCTGGAAAAATGGAGATGCAGAATTTCCCTGCTTGCTATGAACAAAGTATTACAAAACCTAAAGCTTCCAAAACCTGAGGAAGTTTCTGCAATAACTCCAACATAATCAAGTGACATTTTCTCACTTACAGGTTATTAAAGGACTTACAACTTTCTTCACCCACAAAACTCCTTTTTATGAATTAAAACTTAGCATACATTTCAGTTCTTAAAAGCCAAGTGCCAGCACAAAGTTCACTATTACATTTTCTATTACATTTGTTGCAATGTGTTggttgatttttaattttttaaaaattgcttaagGTAAGGAAACCTCCCAAATAACTCACTTGATTTGTTGGGATGTTAAGATACAGTGACAAAAATTCTCTGTTCAAAAAGCATCTTCCTTTGGTAGAGGTACATTATTGGCCCTTAGATCACTATTTCTAGATGCCTCCCTTCTAGAAAGATTTGGAAAATAACTTAGATTTAACTTGTTCAGTAGTTCCAGTACAAAATGGCAATTCGTCCCCTCCCCATACCCTTAACTCTTTCTTGGGCCTGAGCAGACTGGCTCATTTTTCCATCATTAGATAAATTACTTCACTAAGGTGAATTACTTGAAGATTTTGAAATTATTCCAAACCCCTAATCTTTACATACACATTCATTATTCAAGCAAAATTGGTCCTGCCAACATATTTTATCAGATGACTTGGTGTTCTGTCACTGCTTTTCAGGTGTAAAACTGTGCTTGCTTCATCAGAAGGAACCCAGCATTACTTCTTTTCCTGACTAGAAGATTCCTAAGTCTGTGAAATGTCTTCACAGCAACTCCATAAACACTTCTCTTAATGATATGTCTAGAAATACAGActaagaagcaggaaaaaaaaaaccactcctTGAGAGAGTGTCTGGAATCCTGTTGTGGACTCCATTCTTGTTTTTAAGCAACCTCAGGAAAGCTGATGCTGGCaagaaaaggaataattaaATCAACTCACTAtagaaattctgctttcaaaacACTCAATCTTGCAAAAATACTATAAGAAATCACTGTACACAATAACTTTGgatcagaaaaaatactgttttcataACTGTCAGTCAGCCATGCCAAGCAGCATGAGTTCTGAGAGCAGACATTTTCACACAGAAGAGGTTTTCCCCGTTTCTGGGTGTATTCCCACCAACTTCTGAGAAACTTCAGCTATTCCTCCAACCACGCTGTCATTTATCAGACATCCAAACCAATGAACTCAATTTCTAGTTCccaaattttacttttcaggcAATGTAACTTAGCAGCTTTTCCACTTCTGAGTGAGACAAACCTCATACTAACTAACCCTGCCATCTAGtggcatttttatatttatcatCAGGGCATCCCAGTGTTCCCTGTGAACCTTTGCCATAGAATCCTTTAGTGGCAAATGTGCTTTAAAAGACTTGTAGAAAAGCCTAGAGAGATCCCGAGTCTCAGTTCTGCTACAAGCAATTATCCTTTCACATAATAAAGTATTTTCCACTCacagtgtttgaaaaaaacattgcatAGGGCTACAGGAGAAAATGCTTGCTCTGAGCTCTGTGTCCTGTGAAAGGTATGGCTTATACTGAGTACACTGATAACAGTGAAAAATAGTACTTGGGAGCCCAGCTAAAGCTGGAAATAAGGCTGAGAACACAAAAGagttgtttccttttccttacatcaaacaaaaaaccaaacaaaccactcAAAAAAGCCCCCTCCTCAACACCacttttgctgcatttttggAAACTGAGTATTTTAGAAGTTTTAACAGAAGCAACTTGCTTTGCTAGGACTTGAACATGTTtctcagctggagctgggaggacatttctaaataaatgttaataacAAAGCAGCAGGAGAATGATGATGCTGTATCGTGGTGAGCAATTACAAGATACATAAAAAGGgcagaccagaaaaaaaacccactgaaaaaaacctaatgagTAGGCAAAGGAGGCATCCCAGGGCAGCTGAAAGGAAGAGTCAGTCACTCATTTCTTACCCTACCTTTAACTTGAGTGACTTCTGACACAGCCCACTGGGCAGGATttccagaagtaaaaaaaaaaaaagaaagaaaaagaaaaaaaaaaaaaaagggaaaaaaaaaaaagaaacaaaaagaaaaaaaaagaagaaaaatagaaaaaatagaaaaaaaaaaaagaaaaaaaaaagaaaaaaagaaaagaaaaaaagaaaaaaaaaaaaaaagaaaaaaaaaagttttatcttGCCCAGTCTCTGAGAAGAGCAGGGAAAGTTTGTCCTTGTTGGAAACCACTCAGCAGAGTACCACCCCTCTTATTCTCTTACAAAAATTCTTTGTAACTCCTTTTAGGTCCACAAAACTGAGGACACAATCATTTTTTATGTGTCCCTATTATCAGATTACCTTTCTGAGGTGCAAGGTGGTTCCTTCTCATGTTATTCCTAAATGCTGAGGAAGGCTGAACTGGTCTCTGGAGGCCAATGCTCTAAAGAATTTATTAAAAGAGATGATAATGGACTTTCTTCTGCAAAGGGAAAGGTTTCTGATTCTTTGGATGAATGTCTTTTAtcatattattaaattataattCTTCTCAATCTTGTAGCTTTCTGATCAAACGCACACTGTGGAAATTCTTTTTACATTGCCTTGTTACCTTTCTAATCATCTACCCAAAGGGAACAAGTTATCTTTATACTCTCTACCCCCTACCTTTATCCAGCCACAACGACTGgataaaaagcagaatttaaattaagttcagaaattaagaattaagctcagaaatttcttcactgcCTGTGGGAAGcatcagaaggaaataaaaaggcaagaaaagttGGCTAAACATGTAGCTTACTGAGACTGAAAAGTGCTTGAGCATTTGTGAATCTTTGCTGGGTTTGGCACAGTGCtctatattaaaatatacagGAATTGGTATCTGTAGTAATAAGTAGATGATTATAATTGGTCTATGAAGGAATaagttcagaaatatttcatatctgaaaaaaaaaatggaatgtgTTTCACAGAAGGGAGCAGTGTTTCATTTTGCCTACTTAACCCTATTAGTGTAGTttaaggctttcttttttttaagtcaatGCTAATATTTTTGGAAAAGGTAAAGAATGGAAAGTCTTTTCCCTGAATCAACTAAATGGTATAATTATGAAAACAgccttcagaaaagcagaatactTCAGAAATGcctgctttatttttgcaggCAAGTACTTTTTGACCAAAGGTAGCAAGCCTGCTAATgacaaagcagtattttcagtaTATTTGGAAAAGTTTCTCATTTGCAAGGAGCTCTGACTGGATTACTGGCTTCCTACTGCTCTTACTTCACACagaatttctattaaaaagttGTTTGCTTCTCACAGATCTTCTCCCAAGGGTCAGAAACTTCTACCATTAAGTGTTtccaaaaaccaaacctcaaGTATATGCTTATATAGCTTCTTAAATTGGTGATGATGCCATTTTTGGGAACAAAGTGCTCTTTAATCACTAGTATGGCAAAACACAACCCCAGGGATCACCTCCTTTTGCCAGGCAGGGTGTTGTGCAGTTCCACAGGACACAGCAGGGTTGTGAAAGGGGAGAAAGATGAAGTGATGGACTGTTCTTCTCTGTTTGCCACCTCAACAGAGTGCTAGGAGCTCCAGATGCCTTCAGGGCTGCCCTGGACCAGGTGGACAATGCAGAAGCATCATCTGATGCCCATCATGGGGTTGTCAGGGCAGGAATACACAGTGCTTGTGGTGAggctgaagaaaatgaaggttGTTCATTCATtgtaaaatacactttttgCACGTATGTTTTTACACATACCTATATGTTTACTGTACCTGTATCTTGGGTGAATTATGGCATATATGATGGGATTGTAGATTGCAGAAGCTTTGGCAATAATTGCTGGCACAGATTTGGAGTATGGTGTTAGGGTGCTGCCCCGactaaaacaaagcagaaacattATACACAGTTATACCATGGATTAATGCTTAATTATGAAACcctattttgcttttcttatttgtttttgtgttgTGATTTCTTTATATGAAATACCCTTGAAAACTGAACTTATTCAAATGCATCATTTGCTCAGATGAAAGGTGTTTAATAATGAGTACTTGGAGTCATTcatttggagaagaggaaaggcaTGCAAGAAAATAGTGACACATCTGAGGGTGACCAGGAAcacactttccttttttctacaCTAGGCAAACCCCCCCCtgaaaacacaaccaaaaaaaccaccagaataACCCCTACTGTAACAAGCTGGGAAAGAGGATggtgataaaaaagaaaagagaatcaAACAATAAAATCTTTCAGCAGCAAGATCCATGCTGCTCAGTAATGGGTGTCAATGGCATAGCTGCAAACACTGAAGAAGGAAGTGAGTTGtgtgaaacaaatatttctccCTTGAATTTTAGCTCCCAAAATCAATCATGTAATCCTAATAATCATAATTAACATCATAGACTGAAAAATTGGCTTGGATTAGAAAGAATGAtccaaaaaaaatcatctaaCCCAACCTCTcttccatgggcaggaacatctTTCATTATGtgaggttgctcaaagccccatccagcctggccttcaaaTCAAAAACATGACAACAGGACACCTTGAAGCAGAGCTGTTGGAGGATGACAGGAGCTCAGGGGTCAAATCAGGGCAGATAAACTCTTCTGCCCTCTGTCTAAGGCAGCAGTGTGTGAAGGAAGCTTCTTTAGAGAGCAAatatcaggagaaaaaaagtaagcCCTCCAAATTCATACACAGAAAGTATCATGGGGTAGagcaaaaaatatttagcagaaacacagataaaaagtcataatagttttaaaatacatagtCAAATAGTCCCTTTTCTGGCTTTACCCACAAGGATATAGTGAAGACTGCAGCATCATCATTAATGTGGTAACTATttaaaaaagtttgaaaaaagtattttaaaacacttattttttgcttgttgtggGTGACATTACTAATCTTACTTATGTTTCAGAATAACCCATGCTCTTTGGATTATGTTTCCACTTACCCTGCCCAGGCAATCAAGGTGACACAAGCATATGGAGACCAGGACAGGACAAAGACAATGATGACCACAAAAGCAATTTTTGCCAACTTCCATTCATTCCTTATGGACTGAGAGAGGTAGGATTTCCGACTGCAGGACCCCAGCTTTTGAACATCtctttgaggggaaaaaaaatacaggtaatATTAGCAGGGGGTGAAAAGGTGAGGTGCAGCATCTCCAATACATTCTCAACAACGTGCAAAAATTAAGCAGATGTCTATCTTTCCCTGCTCTAACTTTTGTTCTCTGATATTAAAAACTATAGAAGGTAGTTAATAGAATGAATCATATCTATATGTCTGAGATTTGTGTATATACCTCTATATCTATATGTCTGGgatttgcttttctgtggaACTGAGACAGAAGAAACCCTGGTGCTAAAGGACTGCTATGTGCTTATCCCACCAGAATTAGGGTTTTCATTTGGTAGGATGAAGAAATTGGTACCCCTTGCCCTTCACTGCTCTCAGAGGTGAAGCAAACTAAGGCATATTTGGATGAAAACATCAAAccttattccttttctttttcaagagaGGAGCATCTTGCAGAAATTCCAGCTCATGAGGTTAACATGTGCTGGAATATCCTGACTGCTCTGAGGAACCTGGCCCCACACACTTACAAGGACATTTTTACTTCCCTGCAGATCAGGGGTCAGTTCTAATATTTTTGGCATAAAAATGTCCCATCACATTCCCTTGTCACATCACAGAAAcaccccacttttttttttttttttttagaacaatTTTATATGATTCAGAATTTTGCATAGTTTAGCATGGAAATAACAATTTTCATAtatcaataattttaaaagaagagctTTTTCATGATGAGATGATGGTAATTACCAGCAGGGTAACAAACTGCTTCCTAATACACTGTAAACATACTTGTAGGGTAATTTCACTATATTAGTGAATAAAAAGCATAGAAAAAACTTGTGGACACTGCTTTGCAGGTGTACAAGACACCATTATTTTAGGGATGCATTCTCTGCTCCTTCACTTGGTATCAAATATGtatatacagaaaataaaccaagacCAAGGCCAAAATACAGAGATCAGTACAAACTTCAGTCTAAGTGTACAGCTAAACTTGCTTGGAAAACTGGAATTGAGCCTTGTGGAGGcaaattaattgaaaaagtGCCTGCAGGTACATGCAGAGAAAAGCCACCAGAGCTGATAACACTGTGAGCTGTGGGAAGAACTCAGGTCAGCAATAAATCATGTGCTCATCAGGGGAAAAATAACAGACAGAATGAAGTTACTTTACAAATCTCAAACCCCGCTGATGTTTACTTCAAGTAAAGACCAggaatttggaaaaaacccaaaacaagtGGCCTAACAAGCGCTGCCAGATACGTGTGTGTGGTTGTGATGCTTGAGAGAACCAGAAGGATTTCTGGGATGCCTGCCTTAAATAAAACTGTCAGAAAATACGAGGACTGCTGTGTTTACAGAACAGCCCAAAGGCAGATGATGCCCCATTGCTACATGTGATTTATCATCCCTTGGGGCTGAGAACTAGTCCTGGAATGCAGAAGACCATGTTCCTTGTATTGTGTGGATTGAAATACAGATAGTCCAAACTATCAAATTATCTAGTGTACTATCAATTACCACACTCTGGGATAAGATTAGAACTACCAGAGTCTTCTTTCCCTACTCCAAAATAGGTACATCTACTCCAGCTTTTACactggcaaaaatatttttccaattaCAGCTGTTAATGACCACTTTGTAGCCATTAATGACCACTGATTGCTGTTCAGATTAATTTTGGATTTAAATTTTGCTACAGCTAAAGAAATTGAGAAactattctaaaaaaaaaaaaaaaaaaaaaaaaaaaaaaaaaaaaggaaaagggaagatttaAGCTACTTTGCTTACCTGCCAGTACGTCGTATGGCCAggaacataaataaataacaatggAATATTATTATCAGGGGAATAAAAAACACACAGCAACATAAAATCATGGTGTAACTTCTGTTTGAAGGGGAGTAGGTTACATAGTCCCACGTACAGGATATCATCAAGCCCTCAGGCACATAGGAACCTGTAAAATACATGGAACACATTAGTGACACATGCACCTGAAGTTTGCTGCAGATGCTGATCTAAGCACTTAAAATAATACTGCAGTAAATTAAGAGTCTTCAAGAGCTATGTCAGACATATTAAATGTGTGGGGTGAGAATGAGGGTGCACAGGTGGAGGGGAGATCCTGACAGACTCTCAGATCCACCTAATCCTCCTTTTGGAATTGTTGTTGAAtgggggtggcagggaggaAGATGTGCAGGCAGTAGGTGCAGATATGTGGTACAACAACAAACCAGCAGCTGGGGGCTTATCTAAACCTCCCTTTTTTTATACCCAGGGAACAccagaattaaaaaagagagCAGGCAACATACTCCACCCAAGGAGAGGAGCCACGCTCCATCCCAGCGAGTACAGCCACACGATGGCGATGATCTGCAGGGTGTGCTTCTTGGAAGTCCACTGCAGGGATTGCAGGGGCTTGGTTATCACAAGGTACCGGTCGATAGAAATCGCCAACAAAGTCATCATCGAGGTTATTCCAAAGAGTGCCCCGCAGAAAGCATACAAGTTGCAGCCTGAAGCAGAAAATGGCaatgtcagggtttttttttttaaaaaaaaacatgcctgTGTTTTCTCTCAGATAAAGCtgggaggggtttttttctggctcaGGTGTTCTCTCCCATTAGAAGAATTTCCTTACAGTTTCATAGTTATTCACTGTTtattaaaacaacaaatatgaataaaatataaatatatgtctTTAACAAGTCCTATTCAGTTTCATAGTTATTAACTGtttattagaaaaacaaaaaatatgaataaaatattaatatatgtCTTTAACAAGTCCTATTCAGTTTCATAGTTATTAACTGTTTAttagaaaaacaacaaatatgaacaaaatataaatatacatctTTAACAAGTCCTATTCAGTTTCATAGTTATTAACTGTTTAttagaaaaacaacaaatatgaacaaaatataaatatatgtttatatatttgtatatgttATATATACTTAACAAGTCCTATTCTCTGCTGTGGGCTGCAACTGGGAACATTTTGTCAATGGAAAACTGCCTCAAAGAAAATCCAATTTAATTAGAGTTACATTTTCCTGGACTGTTGCCTGATATATTGATCTTAACAGGCAGTAGCAGACATATGTCTGTTAATGACAGATGGGTACTTCAAAAAATGGCTTTGATTTAGGTGGCTTCAAAATGTAAAAGTGGTTTAAATTTGATGGCTGAATGATCAGATGCAAAACACAGCTACAGATACTAAGTTTTGTAGCAGCACTGACAATTCTTACATAAACCAGATTCCCCTCCTCTTGTTTGCATTCAGACACTGGGCTAGCAGATGAAAACTTGTGGAGTTACACTGTCCTGAATTTGATTCAGAAATCCATGTCGAGTAATCATTGATTTTTTGAGATCTTGCATCACCCCATGTTGCTATAAACAGCCTGACAGGAGTGGGAGGCAGTTAAAGTACCAGATTCAAcctcagaatcatagaattggctgggttggaagggacctcagagatcaccaagtccaacccttgatccactaccactgcagttcccagcccatggcactgagtgccacatccaggctctttttaaatatctccagggatggagaatccaccacttccctgggcagcccattccaatgtctgatcaccctgtaaagaaattctttctaatgtccaacctaaacctaccctggcacaacttgagaccgtgccctcttgtcttgtcttAAATCAGATTTCTTCTCAAGTCTTTATAAGCAACCTGCAATTAAGGACCAAATTGCACTCAACCCAAATCAATTGCTTCACTTGTGGCAGCATGACAGTTTACACTGATTTTATCCAAGGGGATGAGCAAATCTAAAAACCAATGAAGAGCCCCTTCTGTGATGCTAAATAATACATGGCATCTGGGCTTGTTCCACCAATACACAAGTACTTGGTA comes from the Heliangelus exortis chromosome 4, bHelExo1.hap1, whole genome shotgun sequence genome and includes:
- the LOC139795778 gene encoding melanopsin-like isoform X1 encodes the protein MVPPKAGEGLNMGTQTHTVTKVEVPDYVLYTVGSCVLIIGSIGIIGNLLVLYAFCSNKKLRTPQNYFIMNLAVSDFLMSASQAPMCFVNSLHKEWILGDIGCNLYAFCGALFGITSMMTLLAISIDRYLVITKPLQSLQWTSKKHTLQIIAIVWLYSLGWSVAPLLGWSSYVPEGLMISCTWDYVTYSPSNRSYTMILCCCVFFIPLIIIFHCYLFMFLAIRRTGRDVQKLGSCSRKSYLSQSIRNEWKLAKIAFVVIIVFVLSWSPYACVTLIAWAGRGSTLTPYSKSVPAIIAKASAIYNPIIYAIIHPRYRKTIHNSVPCLRFLIRISKNDVLRSSINESSFRTSLSSHQSLAGRTKGTCVSSISTGEATTDYTMMQENVNCDDFMNCKIPRLPLQHETWSDVELDPVEPAHKKLQPHRSHSFSTSLRQEKRDLLPKTCSCDAAPTEKVSLSSSCLGKVLGWPVLHSPPAILVASSLRAASLPVGLNSSSVSTGGGDSGIPQMATHESQIKGVLGSVIPNALPRIVIIPTSESNLFQEELEEEETELFPFHDKKGNLLDLEGLSSSMEFLEAVEKFLS
- the LOC139795778 gene encoding melanopsin-like isoform X2 — encoded protein: MGTQTHTVTKVEVPDYVLYTVGSCVLIIGSIGIIGNLLVLYAFCSNKKLRTPQNYFIMNLAVSDFLMSASQAPMCFVNSLHKEWILGDIGCNLYAFCGALFGITSMMTLLAISIDRYLVITKPLQSLQWTSKKHTLQIIAIVWLYSLGWSVAPLLGWSSYVPEGLMISCTWDYVTYSPSNRSYTMILCCCVFFIPLIIIFHCYLFMFLAIRRTGRDVQKLGSCSRKSYLSQSIRNEWKLAKIAFVVIIVFVLSWSPYACVTLIAWAGRGSTLTPYSKSVPAIIAKASAIYNPIIYAIIHPRYRKTIHNSVPCLRFLIRISKNDVLRSSINESSFRTSLSSHQSLAGRTKGTCVSSISTGEATTDYTMMQENVNCDDFMNCKIPRLPLQHETWSDVELDPVEPAHKKLQPHRSHSFSTSLRQEKRDLLPKTCSCDAAPTEKVSLSSSCLGKVLGWPVLHSPPAILVASSLRAASLPVGLNSSSVSTGGGDSGIPQMATHESQIKGVLGSVIPNALPRIVIIPTSESNLFQEELEEEETELFPFHDKKGNLLDLEGLSSSMEFLEAVEKFLS